The Drosophila suzukii chromosome 2 unlocalized genomic scaffold, CBGP_Dsuzu_IsoJpt1.0 scf_2c, whole genome shotgun sequence genome segment TGGGCTTGCGTCCTTGCGTCAGGAAGGCGGGACTATGTCCCGTAGAGTCCGATACACTTGCCTTGATGGCGAGCGCTATTTCCGGTAATAGCTCGTCCCAGGAACTTTGGTCTCCCTCGGTGAGTGGGCTATCATCGTCTTGACCGTCCGATTCGTCCTCTCGGTAGGGTTCTCCTGTGGACAGTATGGAGCAGTATATTAGATCTCTACCCCTATCGTGTGGAAGTACTCTTTCAAGATGCGGCTGGTAAATTGAGTACCGTTATCGCAGACGAACTTTCGAGGGATGCCGACTCGGCCCAGTATCCGTTCCCGGAATGCCATCTGAACTTGGGCGGCGGGAGCTTTCAGTATCAACTCCACCCATTTGGAAAAGATGTCATGAAATACGGGGAGCATGGTGTTCCCGCGTCCCGACCGGGGTAGCGGGCCGACAAAGTCTGCGCATAAAACGTCAAACGGTTCGCTTGTTATGCGGGTTAACATTTTGCCAGCCGCTTTCGTCTAGGCGGCTTTGAACTTCTGGCACGACTCGCAGCGCTGGACGTAACGATTCGCGTCCCTAAACATGCCGGGCCAGAAATACCTCTGAGAGGTTTTTCGGACGCCCAGATGTCCAGACGTGGGCGCGTCGTGACATTCTTGGAGGACTCGGTCTCTATTTGAACTAGGGACACACAGTTTCCACGGGAAGTAGTCCTCGTCATCAGCTCTGTGTCCCAAATTCCGGTATAGTTGTCCATTTTCCATTATGTAGTCTGAGAACTGCTCATGGTATTCTTTTATCTTAACTCGCATACCTTGGATCTATTTACAGGATGTGTCCACTTCGGCCATCTGTTGCAAGACTCCACAGGGTTGCCGGGATAACGCGTCCGCCACCACGTTCAATTTGTCTCGACGGTACTGGAACTGGAACTGTTGCAACTCCAGCGCCCATCTTGCTACCCGACCGGAGGGACTTTCGATGGAGCTCAACCATTTGAGGGCTAGGTGGTCGGTAACCACCTCGAACCGATACCCTTCCAAGTAGCACCGCATTTTTCTGATAGCCCGTATGATGGCCAGACACTCTTTTTCCTCGATATGGTCCGCGATATCTTGCGACAAGACCGCTCCTAGCCTCACGTCGCTAGCGTCAGTTTGCAACACAAACGTCTTATCGAAGTCAGGACATCCTAACACGGAGGCGGTGGTTAACCTTCTTTTTACCTCTTCTAGCGCGTTCTGTTGCTCGGGACCCCATGCCCACTTCCGGCCTTTCTTCAACAGGGCCGTCATTGGTTTTACCATGGTTGCGAAGTTAGGGACGAACCGGCGATACCAAGAGGCCATGCCTAGCCACTGTCGGAGCTCCTTGAGACAGGTAGGGGACTTAAGGTTGGTAATGGCCGTCACTTTCTCCGGGTCGGTCTGGACTCCTTCGGCGCTAATCACGTGGCCTAGGTAAACTAACCTCCGCCTGAAGAACGCGCACTTCTTTGGGTTCACTTCAGGTTCGCCCTCCACAGCCTacggaagacttcgcccagaTTGGCCAAATGTTGGCGCCTATAACGATGATATCGTCTAAATAGGCGAATGCGAACGGTTCCATGTTCGCACCAATCACGCTATCCAAGGCGCGCTGGAAGGTTGCGCTGGCCGAGTGAAGCCCGAAGGGCATGACCTTCCACTGGTATAGGCCTCTGCCCGGAACGGTGAAGGCCGTGAATTGACGGCTATCCTTGGCCATGGGTATTTGCCATTAACCGTGCTTTAAGTCCAACGTCGAAATGTATTGGGCTTGACGTAGTTTTTCCAGGATGTGGTTGATCCTGGGGACGGGGTACGCGTCGGGCACTGAGTGAGCGTTCAATTGTCTATAATCAACGCACATGCGCCATTCACCCGTCTTCTTTTTGACCAACACTATGGGTGCGCTATGCGGGCTCCGTGAAGGTTCGATGGCGTCTTCTCGGAGTCGAGCTTCGATCCCGCTCTGCATTGCAGGATTCCTTGGGTAGTACCGATGCTCTGCCACGTGTGATACACCTCGAAGCTCCTCGAAAAGCGTCAATTCACGGGTGATGAGTTCTCGCTGGTCGGGTCTTAGGTAATCCTCTTCCTTCATTGATTCTCCATACTCGGCTCTTCCCGGTTCGTCGTACCTCCTGATCTCGTCTCCTGATGGGGTCATCTGCGGCATGACCCGGTTGTGCGCGGGGCCCTCACTCTGCTCTGTATACATAGTGTCCTTATCGTCGGATTCCTGCTTTCCTAGAATGGTCGTACTCCTTCCTTCGAGTACTTCCGGGCTCGTATCCTCTGACGACATTCGATCAACTTTACTTGGCCGCAGTCGGGGGTCTTCCGCCGACGGGCTCAATTTTACCTTTAAGGTGGCTTCTCCGCACTGTATCTGTGTTCCCATCGCCGCCAAGAAGTCCGTACCTAATATCACGCGATCCAAGAATGGCATCCACACTCGCGTGCGAGCTAATTCCACGCGAGTACGCCATAGCTTCTTCACTGCCAGGCTTGACCGATCAGCTAACGCTATCGTAGTGATGGTCTCTTGCATCTCCTCCGGTCTCGCTACCATACGAACGTACCCGTCACTCGCAAAGCTCCTCGACGCTCCCGTATCAACCGTGGCGTCCACCCATCGGCCTCCGATCTGCACAGTAGCAGTGATCAGGCCGTAGCTTATCCTTAACGGTGGGTTCCTTGATGTCGGACTGCTACTTCTCTCGTCTCCGCTGCGCCCGCATCTCGGCGAAGACGTTGTTCGTTTCCCGGGGTATCTCGGCGACAACAATCGACAGTCAATATATTCCTACGACCACAGTCCCAACAAAAGTTCAGGCGTGCATTAGTACAACCCCGTCTAAAGTGGCCGACTTCTCCGCACATGCTACAAGCTCGCTGTACGTCGATGTTCGATAGGGGCTGTCTGATCATTTGATGAGTTGCATTTCCTCCTTGAATTGGTACCTCTGGGCCTCGAAAGGGGTTCGGCGTCCGGCGAGGGTTGGTCTTATCCCGGTCCGTAGCCCCCACGCTAGGAATGACTGCGCGACTCGACGTCAGCTGTCTCACACTTTCGTATTCCGTCGCCATGCGGGTTAATTGTTCCAGCGTCTCGAACTCGTGGCGTCTTATATACAGACTATATTCTGGTGCCATATTTTCATAGATCCGATAAAGTTCTTCCTCCTTTTGGTATCCGGCTTGCTGCATCTTGGTCCTTATCTCGACCAAGTACTCCTCAAATGTCTCATCCACTCCCTGGATATGGGTTCGTATCGCGTCCTCTAGTCGCTCTAAGTAACGTGGGGGCAAGAAGAAACCTAAGAACTCGGCCCGAAACTCCGCCCACGTAGCTGTCTGTAGTGGCTCGTGTGGAACCATCGTGCTGCTCTACCTTCAAAAATCTCTGACATGGCGCCGGGTACCTCCTCCTGGTTAATTCCATATGTTGCTATTTTCTCCAGTTCGGCGATCAAGGTCAGAGGGTCTGACGCTCCGTCGAATCGTAGATTCCATTTGTGCATTCGCTCGGCTAGCAAATGTCGGGGCAGAGTGATGGTGAATGGAGCTTCTGACTCGGGCGGTTTCGACCCGCCGTGGTTTCCGAGGGACGGGACGATGAAATCTCGTGACTTGTCGGGATGGACTCCTCGTTGGCTTGTCAGTATTCCGGAAGAGGTGTAGCCGGCGAAATGCGAGACCTTACTCTGGCTAACTTGGGTCATCTTGGCTCCCGACATAAGCCCTTTGTCGTCTCCTAGTCGGTTCGGAGTTGCAGCTCTCGAGCTATACTGCTCCTGTAGTTGAGCGAGTCGTTTCCACACCGACTTTTTAAACGATGCTGTGCTCACGAGTGTAGCGAATGCCTTCTGTGTTTCTGCTACGGTGCCGTCGGCACTAAACCCGAACTCGAGTGCTAGAGCGGCTAGTTAATCTTTGCAGCGGGCGTAAATCCATCGTACTCCTACGCCTGGGTTTACAATCGAATCAGCCTCTTCGTATTCGCCGTCGGACTCCATCGGGTTAGCCATAGTTTATTGCAGTGCGCGAATCTCCTTTTCCTTCTCCTTTTGCTCTTTGGAGTCCTTCACTCTAACGGTTGGTAACGCTCGTCAGGGGCGCGATCCTTCGGGATAAAGATCTTTATCTTAGTGGGTCTTTAGGCCACCTTGGTGTTGCTCTAGTTAGCCACAATGTCCCTGCTCGGGCGCCACTTGTAAGGATGCTCTCTGGCCAGGATATAACTCTTAGTCGAATCCAGAGGTCCTTTTAcaagaaatttgtaaagtCACTGAGACATAGGGCTAGAGAGTAATATTCGTGGAGCGAACgatgaggggggaggggggtttTCCAGGACCTACGAGGTTACGGCAACATCAGAATGCCAAGTCCTTTCAAGACGGAAAATTccacgggctggaccttcgttCGAGCCGGGTTTTATTGTACGTGGTCGAGGTATGAGGCTCGTGAGGCCAAGATTCCTACGGGCTGGACCTTTGGGCGAGGCCGCAGCCAGATTCTGTCGTGGTTTTCCGGCTAAAAGCAAGTTTGGTTAGTCAAAGTCGGAAGGTTCTGCCATTCCGCAATGATGTGGAATTAATGGGGCAAGTGAGAGGGTCTTCCGTCTCACCGTCAGAGTTAATAGGACACGAGGGGATCTACCACCTCGCGGTAGTGTATTAAGGGAGGGCACACGAGAGGATCTTCCGACCCGTGGTGGGAGTTAGTAGGACACGAGGGGATCTACCACCTCGCGGTAGGGTATTAGGGGAGGACACACGAGAGGATCTTCCGCCCCGTGGTGGAAGCTAGTAGGACACGAGGGGATCTACCACCTCGCGGTAGGGTATTAGGGAAGGAAACACGAGGGGATCTTCCGCCCCGTGGATCTACCACCtcgtgggggggggggggggggggggaatTAAGAAGAAGAGTGAGGGGGTCTTCCGCCTCACTGCGCAGGTAGGGTCATCGGTCATTGGTAAACCTGAATCGCTCGGTGAACAAAGGGGTGCGGGTGGGGACAAAACCCAATATGTATATCAACACGGCTTGTCCTTTCCTTTCGTATAAGTTCACTCAGTTTTATTTATCGTGTTTAATTGTTCCTGGGTTTCACTGCGCCGATTACGCTGATTCACTAATCTTGCTTCCTACCGACCGTGCTTTCTTTCCCGCGTGTTTCTTTGTTTCTTTCGTCCGCGTGCGCGACCGTTCGCCTCGAGGTACCAGAGCAGAGAGAGCCCGGAAACCGCCGTGTGGCCCTCTCATCCTTTTTCCCTTTGCCTTGCCAGATCGGTTTGGTGTTTTCGctattttctagtattttctCTATGGTTGCCACCTTGGGCGGATGGCGCGGAACCAAACTATTTTAGTTTTGCACCCAAAAATCCAGATGTTCGCTTTCCACTTACTAAATCATAAACCTTCATTTTATATCTCTTACGTGCTAATAATAACAATGGCAAATTTAGATAACTACCGCTTATATATAAAACATTGTGGTGGTCTAGCCGTCAGGCAGGATCGtcacaaattttatttttaaaatatagttcttcattatacccgttactcgtagagtaaaagggtatactagattcgtcggaaagtatgtaacaggcagaaggaagcgtttccgaccccataaagtatatatattcttgatcaggatcactagccgagtcgatgtagccatgtccgtctgtccgtctgtccggatgaacgctgagatctcggaaactatgagagctaggctattgagatttggcgtacagattcctgagcttcttacgcagcgcaagtttgtttcagtagactgccacgcccactctaacgcccacaaaccgccctaaactgtaactcctacagttttgattctagatagaaaattttaactgaaatgtattagtcttgtcaatacctatcgattgaccaaaaaaaaattttgctacgcccactcttacgcccacaaacctccaaaaaaaaaagctatgacgtcagagccagacaatgcgaaatgtttttacgcgtgtatgtgtgtgtatgtaaatagttgccggccgaacttagcggcaaagaaaaaagccctgccggcgctcagagagagcaaagtgcgcggctaacttattctattgaataatgaaccctttatccatttgtcccattgacgggcaaaaacctttaaagatctgtacatctttatttatctctttcaaagaatatgaattagcttaataaatacctatagattgtcccaaaaaaacttttccgttttcagtccaatgctctcaaaccaaagtagttaaacactagagccagaaaacgacatacatacatacatacatacatacatttatgtgtttatgcatgtgtggatgtaaaaaattgcgatctaatatccgcggcaaatagaattctttcaaacaaagctattcaaccaaatattttgaattacagaatgtgccttaaaattgtgtatgtttagtaagcatacataaatataaatgttttttgtctattttatgtgttgcttgctcattcttggcgctggctgaaacaagggagagagaacaaagtgcgcggctaacttattttaaagtgtgttatctgagtaatgggtatctgatagtcgaggtactcgactatagcattcttccttgtttttgattAAATTTACTGATTCCTTTTGAAATTGAATTCGAATCGGTCGCCAATAACGAGTCGACGATGGTCGCGGGATTTTCCTAACAATTATATGTTCCTTATCATTTTCAGATTTCACTATTAGTTGAACTGTCTTCCAAATTATTATATTCAAATTTTTGCTTATATTGGCTGTGTCCAGAACTGTCATCGAAGCCCCATTTCCCTATTAATTTGGTGTAACTATAACCCTCATCCAGTAATCTCTTACATCGCTttgtaatattaaaatgtGCGACGCAGTGTGGTCTAATGAACTTTGTAAAGAAACTTCAATGTTAGATTCTGTAACGCTTATTGGTTCAGGATAGCTTTTCTGtttttcctttaaaatattattatagcAGGGAAAGAAATTAGCATCAATTTAACTGTTAACGAAGCTTCTGTTAAGTTCATATTGATGTTTTGTTAAGTTTGCTTCAGTTATAAGAGGTATTCCTTTGCTGGAAAAATCGAAGGATTCGCTTGCCTGCAAGTCCAACGTATGTCATTCGCAGCGGACGCATCGAGCTCTGCTAATTCTGCTATCCGCCGTCTCTTCGTTCTATGTGAGCACTCTGCTAGACTTAATTTCGAACGCCCTCGATCAGGTGATTTACTAAATTGACTTAAACATATAGATTCAAATTGTGCTAACCAATCAGAATTTAGTTAAATAAgctttgattttattctatgGCATTTATTCCACATTTCagcaaatattttgaataagTAGTCAAGAAGTTTCttagaaatattttcaataatttCGTAACCATCAGATTGAAATCTATGTTTGAGGTCGTCATATACTTGTTTAGCTTTTTCAGCAACTGAACCTATTACTGACCACATCTCAAAAATACTTAAGCGTGATAGTTTGCACTGATATGAATTGcctatatattaaaaaaataaattttttaaatatttaaaaaatgaatttaagAATTCACAATTGAGCCATAAAGATGTTTTTCGTAAAACGTCGGAAAAGCGATGTTTTCTGCACCTTTATTGACCAATTAAGATTTCAAAGCACAAACGTATATGACGAACACAACAAAACACAAAATGGGCGCGAACACAAAAGAGCGTATAAGTCTGAAAGTTGCAAAAAGTTGCAGctcaaatttaaaacatagactaagaaaatattcactagtattaataaattaatttcatttaagGCTAAGACGggatttacaatttttttttatatgaaATCTATGTATACACAAAAATACATTGCTCGACAGGTCACTGATAAAACactaattttaaaacaataacACAACAcataatgacataaaaattaCTCAGTTTTATAgtagatatttttattttctatatatacattttattttacgACGAGTGGACGCGATTTAATGGgtgaaattaatttttgagTGCAGCTAATATTTAAGCTTCGTTCGCTGTAACGTGCACGTGCTTTTTTGTCGCACCTCTCTCCCTATTCGTAGCGCGTACAAATTAGAGAGaccaaaaatgaaattaccgTTCGTTTTATTGATCTGTCCTTCTCAGGACTAGGGCACTGGTATGTTGACGTAACAAATATGGTAATGGCATTCAGAATTTCTTTCTTGGATTAATGTCCCCAATGAAGAAATCGAACAGCGAATACTAAAGATTTTAATAGCGTCCTTaagttaaattattaaaataaataccttttatagcataaaaaattgtatctttacaTGTAGGGAAGCGTTTGAAATAATTCTAGTTTACTCACACTTCAACTTCCTATACCAAGTTATATACAGTGGTGCTCATAGACTTAAGCCACTGACATTACCATAAACTGTTTtcttaataacttttttgaacatatttatttcggcctgaaatttttgcattttgcaacaCTGTTATTTAAGCATCTGATCACAGTAAAAAATGACAAGTAGGTATTCGTATTTTCCAAAAAATTGACTAAATGTCAAAAAGGAGTATTGTGCTCTGCTCATATACTTAAGCCACCTTGAGCTAAAATCGTCAAACTTGTGTTTTTTCCGGAAAAGTTGTGCTAGTTATTTTCTAAACTAAAGTATTGAATACTAAATACGTTTCCGAAAACAATTTGACCGCTATGGCTAAAAATAAGAATTCAAATTCGGCCGAAagaaaaacacaaatattCTACAAATTTGTaagactttacatttttccCGTGGCCAACTCAGAAATGCGATTGCATTTTATAAGAAACATGGAACCTGGGAAAGTGTTCCACGTGAAAAGCCCAGAAAAACCACTTTAAACGACGATAGACGGATTTCCAAAATCAATAAAGCCGATCTGTTCTAGACTTGGACGCAAATCAGGGGTCAAATGGTGGCAGATTATGGCGTGAATGTGTCAACTCAGACCATAAGAAGACGGCTAAATGAATTTGGGTTATATGGACGCATTGCCTAAAAAATCCATTGCTgtcaattaaaaatgttaaaaagcGCCTTCAATTCGCCAGAGAGCATATTCAAAAAAGTCCCAATTTTTGGAACATGATTGTTTGGAGCGACGAATGCAAGTTTAATGTCTTTGGGAGTGATGGTAAACCATATGTACGACGTTCTCCCAACAAACAATTGGACCCCAAATACACGAAGAAGACTATTAAACATGGTGGGGCTTCGATTATGGTCTGGGGCTGTTTCACCGCATCGGGCGTAGGTCCCCTAGGGAAGACAGAAGGCATTATGAACGGCGAAATGGACAGGGACAtccttgttaacaatttatctGGAGAATATGTCGATAATTTGCCACTTGCCTGGATATTTCAACAGGAGAACGACCCGAAACACACCAGCAAAATAGTCAAGTCGTGGCTTAATCTATGTTTTGCAATGGCCACCGCAGAGCCCCGACTTTAACCCTATAGAGAACTTGTGGGGAATTGTAAAACAAGTCGTTGGCCAAAAAAAACCAGCAAATAAAAACGATTTGTGGCGAGTTTTGCAAGAAGAGTGGAAGAAAATCACCCATCAACAGTGCGCACGTCTTGTGGACTCAGTGCCAAAGCGTTGCTCCGCTCTTCTTAAGCAGAAAGGTCATCCCACTCAATATTGaagtaaatttattaaaagtataaggaatattgggaaaattttaactttttcAACCAATATGTTCCAGGTGGCTTAAGTATGTGAGCAGGACATTTTGGAGATGGTCTCagattttttaagtttttcgttgaatgtatatttttataacttgGTTATTCTTCTATTAGAACACTGATATATAGAACTAATGTGACACGAAAAATTGGAGCTgtgaaataaaaacttttcttaATTTTCGTTTAAATTTTTGGTTGAAGTCTTTTGGCTTAAGTATATGAGCACCACTGTATAACCAAATCCAAAACAACCAAACATCAAAACGAAACAAAAAAGAATGCTCTACTCGACGGGCTCAACTATcggatacccgttactcagctaaaaagAGTTCGAGGGagatagagatatgcaagcagcaaatggGATGTTTCCGGGACTGCACACCAGACCACCGCCACCTAGCGtctatatttttgtttaattatacatttttaatggaTGGTCCtattataaaattgttttggaCTCGGCTAACGATCCtggtcaagaatatatttaaatactttCTAAATTTGCTAGCTAATGTAGAATTCCCGCTGCCTgctattttcaaatttttataTCATTTCAAAACATGTAATATGTAATTTGGTTTTGTGTCGGTGAATTCTTTGAGGTCTCGTTAGCTATGGTGGAAGAAATCATATAACCGTCTTGTTATGTCGCTTATCAGACGCTTtactaaattatttttattacttgATAGCGCTCTGCCCGACCGCATCACGTGCGACATGCAATGTATATTAATAATGACATcacaacaataataacatCAATACAATAAGATTTTGccatttgttttattttgctcATAAGATTCAACAGTGTTCTGTACATGCAGCCAGCCCTGACCAATTTCTCTATCATTATTCTTAGGTTACAGTTTCAAGAGGCTATCAAAAATATTAGTTGATTTGTAAGATTATTAGTAGATTACTGTcgttaataattaataatgacatcaaaacaacaataacatCACTACAATAAGATATTGccatttgtttaattttgctCATAAGATTCAACGGTGTTCTGTACATGCAGCCACCCCTGTCCAATTTCCTAAACATTATTCTTAGGTTACAGTTTCAAGGGGCTATCAAAAATATTAGTTGATTGGTTAGTTTATTAGTAGATTATTGTCGTTAGGGTAACAATGAGGGACAAAACTCACTGCTTAGAGGCTTTACAATTATGATTTAAAAGCAATATAAATATGTACCAAAAATTCTAGGACAGTAGTATAATAGGAAAGGTATTACACTATGAggaataatttaattaattcgCTTGAAAGTTTTTCATAGTTAAACCAACAATGTTATACATTTAGTCTTTCAAACCATCCACTGTAAGATTATTATCTAATCGTTGGAGATTAGCAGGTGCTGTGTATTTCGCAGCTTCCCTTTTCTGCAACTGCTGTAATGTCTTTACGTTGTATATATACTCGTACATAATAAGCTGCTTAAGGTATAACGCTGAGATTACATCCATGGCAGGAAAATTTGAATAGCTTCGGATTCTTAGGAGGCCCCGCTGGTGGGTCTATGATGAAGTCGAAAAGTACCCGGGTCCAGCTGGTGTGCTGGCGCATTGTGTCGGAAAATTCCTTGGCGATGCGCTTAACCTCGGGCAGCCTGAAGCGGGGCAGCCTGAAGCCGGGCACCGCCGGGAAGTCGTGATGCTCGTTATGATAGCCAACATTAAAGGTAACAGACTACAGAAATTTAAACGAAATAACAATTAACGATATATTTCCTATACCAACAATGGATGAAAAGGGAGATGTCATTATTTCACAACCATTGATTAAACAAAAGGATTTTATCAAGTTCAAATGGATCCTGAATCAGTTGCTAAGACATATTTTTCAACAAAACATGGTCATTACGAATATACACGAATTCCATTTGGCCTTAAAAATGCTCTTCCTACTTTCCAAAGATGTATAAACAACCTATTAGAAGAATTAATTCACAAGGATTGTCTTGTTTATTTAGatgatataataattttttccacTTCATTGGAAAATCACATTTTATTACTACCAAAAGTATTCGAAAAGCTAAAAgatgcaaatttaaaatttttgctAGACAAATGTGAATTTGTGAAAAGAGAATCCGAATTTCTAGGTCATGTAGTCACCACAACAGGAATAAAACCAAATCCAAAGAAAATAAGTGCAATTATAAATTTCCCCAGACccttattatttattatttaacttATCCTGATTTTGATAAaccattctctttatcaacaGATTCTAGCAACATGGCTATAGGAGCAGACCTaacacaacaacaaaatattttggatCATACCTGTTTGGTAGATCTTTCGAAATTTAAAGATACCACAAACCTTTAGTCTGGTTGAATAACATAAAAGAACCAAATATGAAATTGTAGAGATGGAAAATTATGTtaaatgaatttgattatCAAATAAAATACCTACCAGATAAACAAAATTATGTAGCTGACGCACTTTCCGAAGAAAA includes the following:
- the LOC139354420 gene encoding uncharacterized protein, which encodes MDNYTGIWDTELMTRTTSRGNCVSLVQIETESSKNVTTRPRLDIWASEKPLRDFVGPLPRSGRGNTMLPVFHDIFSKWVELILKAPAAQVQMAFRERILGRVGIPRKFVCDNGEPYREDESDGQDDDSPLTEGDQSSWDELLPEIALAIKASVSDSTGHSPAFLTQGRKPRLPTLLYDEVTPGSAQARHYNLRRREWRPKLGDKVWLRQHPLSKAAEGFAAKLAPKYDGPYTVTRFISPNLVLLRRPGKKRSRSANISQLKPYYSEDFGNAAAEEDDGTALGGDTRGQAG